The window acaaacaccatgtagctgctGGCCGCGCTCATGTGTCCTATGAAGAACAGATCGCGGAGGGAGAGGACCACTGCACTGACCACGTTTGTGACTGCGCTGACACTTATGGAGGAGCAGTATTTCAGGAGGATGACTCTGTTTATGCTGGTGTGGTTCTGGGGGCCTGTAACGAGTATCGGTGCAAACATGTCAATCAGCAGATTGAAGATccaggagaagaggcagaaggggaggatgTACTTGGGTAATTGAGTTTTGATTCCTGCCCACtgggaggtgctgggactgatggtgacagcctggaagaggctcaggaggcaggtggtgcagatggcgaGACCCCGGGCCACTCGGTAGAGGTATAAGAGGATTTTGCACCCAATGTCGTCCAGGAAATTCCTCACCCCCCAAGCTGACAGGATGTCGGGGATCCCCCTGCTGAGAAGGGCCATGGTGTTTGCCAGGGCCAGGTGGGCCAGGATCAGGTCTGGGGGATTCAGCTGGTGTCTAGGGGAGATCACTCGAgtataaaacaggaggaggaacacGTTCCCCGAGACCCCAAATGCAATCTGTAATAGAAAGACGGTCCCATAGACAAGCTCACtggcatccattctcttcacGCCACACTATCAGAAGAGACCTCTAGTAGCAAAACCTAGGAAGCAAAAGaaccagagagagacagatatacacactgagacagagagagagtcagagaaagacaaaggtaaagagagagacagagaacggGGGCAAGATGGAGAGACATAAATCaaaccatcaattaatcagtggtatttattgagcacttagtgcttgggagagtaccatttctGGCCTGTGAGAcccttgatgggtagggattgtctctgttgctgaattgaactttccaagcgcttagtacggtgttctgcacacagtgagtgctcaataaatgtgatctaatgaatgaacgaacaaagcagaattaggagacacgttctctgcccataatggtcTTGGTCTAGATGGGGGGAAATGGATCCACGTGGAGAATGTGGGCAACAATCCTGCTACCTCTCCCAGGCCAAGTGAGTACTCTACCATGTGATGAGCTAATTCCCCTCAGAGAGCCAGAGAGGCAGACCTGGTGAaacaggaggtggagagggagtggCACCAAGTCAGAAAGAGACAAAGTGAgtcaaagagagacagaaagagtcaTA of the Ornithorhynchus anatinus isolate Pmale09 unplaced genomic scaffold, mOrnAna1.pri.v4 scaffold_625_arrow_ctg1, whole genome shotgun sequence genome contains:
- the ORNANAV1R3081 gene encoding vomeronasal 1 receptor ornAnaV1R3081; amino-acid sequence: MDASELVYGTVFLLQIAFGVSGNVFLLLFYTRVISPRHQLNPPDLILAHLALANTMALLSRGIPDILSAWGVRNFLDDIGCKILLYLYRVARGLAICTTCLLSLFQAVTISPSTSQWAGIKTQLPKYILPFCLFSWIFNLLIDMFAPILVTGPQNHTSINRVILLKYCSSISVSAVTNVVSAVVLSLRDLFFIGHMSAASSYMVFVLHKHHRQVCHLHGPSRSPRMMPEVQAAKRVIALVTFYVLLYGRDTITLSLLFNMKKISPLILNSNNIMSFTFSAVSPFLMILSDRRVRVLWKKDSHIPNGDPT